The genomic DNA tttaaattaatctatggTTCTAAGATTCGGCGCATATTGTCCACTGTCTTAGTATTTATGACTAATATTTTGTCATAACCAAATATGATAGTTAAGGGTTTTAAAAATCATCCAGTAATCCTAATCAGAAAGTtcttaagacattttttttgctttcaaaatctcgatttaaacgtaaaccagtggataaaaatacttttcatatACAGCGTGATATTAAAACTCCTTTTTTGTAGTCGGTTAAAATGCGACTAATCGTACAGtcaaaatttttaaactgacatgatatctaacactaacattagaattCATTATAGAATagaaaactcatagacataaaaataaacatggtaaatatcccgtctcaagttctaatagtCGTACAGTAGTACAATATGCGCCGTATTTTAGGGTTCCTTCGTCAGTGGTCATAGCGGTGTGCGTTTAGTTCAGGGTCTGTCTCTTCCTCCGCTCCTCGTGAACGGGTTCCGTCTGTTCGGGCTCGCTGTGGTCGTTGTTCTCGTTTTGTACTGTGAATTCCGCTGgaaattaatgttatgttagtttataatgtaaatgttaTGTTAGTTTATTGGTAAAGGTGAATGGGATTTTCgttaaaagaaaagtttaatttaattttcgtgGAAAGaatttgaatgatttttcatttaaagaaaatcattgtaaaatgtttatttattgccGTTAATCAAAACCAAATTATTAGATAATGATATCTCTGAGGATATATTAATCATAATaagttcttttaattttatgctaGAATCACACACacaatgtgaaagtttgtttgtttggatgtttatcatCAATCACtctaaaactactaaacggattttgatgtttgaTATACAAACAAGCTATACGCTGATTCGtgtgataggactttttatcccacgaaaacgcggataaagccgctggcagaagctattgtaaaatataactaacaATTACGCCATTAAACTCTTCACTTTCtatcaaaaacaaatcaaaattccTTACCATCATCATCACTCTTGAAGGACCTTCCGAGCCGGGGTCCGAACCACATGCCAGGACTCTCAGTGCGCCGCACAGCCGTCGGCTGGAACTCGTGGGAGTCGACACGCGACAGCGACAAGTCGCTGCGACCGACGCGCGGGAACGCGTACAGTTGTCGCTTCTCCATCGTTGATGGCTCGTATTCTAAGAGAGGAAAGTTTAAATAAGGACTATGGTGTAAGAAGAGGCACTTATAGCCATTATTTATCGGGAAAAGTCCGTACAAtctcccaaaccgctgcaacttctgtaagccaggatctacaatagacacaatgaaaacatcggaacactgaagcCCGGTGCGTCCCAGGaatatgaatgactgtcttggatcccgcaacgaaatattTCGGAGGATATTATTAGAGGGGAAgtaaaagaaaacgatagttttcaCTTTCttgcacttataggctgttggtgaTTGACTAGAAATGACACACAATAGACATGAGGTCTGACTAGAAAACAAAATCCTAGACTTTagactatccggagctgcggactgcctagcgggttagcgggactccggtttgaaaagcaggaataggaacagggtggtttttagtcagtaagagtctgacactccctctcgcctcgcccaaggcgagagcagctataggatgatttttccccctcaaaaagaaaaaaaaaggcttCAGACTACACTAAAGGTAATCAACAATTGAATTACAATCTTAGtgcttaaatgataaatgataaatgataaatgatatttattttgcaaataggttataaaataacacttttacacgtcaatctcttaaataactagatgaggccggcatttcctatccgactactctgagaagaaatgccgaaacaaactcagaggtcatagtctcttttaaagtccagacaaaatcaattaaagatgtcggagaaccgtgcaagttgattctgtagtggtcttttgaggaaagaaccacagcagtttgagcggacctgttcagatggcagcacgcatgtgtcagtttacaatcagctcagctgacggctgttgctgaatgatccgacgaacaacaccaaccaaaagaacatttgggtaggccacacaaatgctcaaactgtcagaatataatttactaaaaataaaatgactagcaaaagtctcacacggtcctcaaactaacaattttaaaaggaaatataaaaatataaaaggaaaaaaatataaaacaatgtcaaattaagttaatgtcaaattgtataaaaaatgtaactatatgttacaaacatgtcagcaagacctgtgtggacattatagcagttcattcccaagcctgactatcctccaagtagtcttttattttataaaaagctttactacaaagtttttctttaataacatttttaaatttacctaggtttaaactttgaatctTATCTAATGATAACATCGCATTAGTACTAATTTACGGCTATATTGTCCTAATAGTAATTCATCAAGATTCAAAACTGATAGTATCGGGACCCGTTATCTTATAATCTGTATTCAATGGATTGACTCATTAGTTAATTACAATTTCACTCACTTTAATGATCTAAAATGTCAATCTAGATATGACATCCTGTATCTGAATTGATTTGAGTGGTATACTACGTTTGATTTGGCCTGCCCTTTATAGATGAAACTATCTCTGTCACACGTTTGTCTTATGCATACTTGCATCTCATTCTCTCATGGGACTGTCAAAGTTTGCAGATGTCAATACAGTTGGAATATACTATAAGTTCTAAGTCGGTATGCAAATTGAAACTAAACTTGCAAACACTGACTTGCACAATAGATCTTcttataagtgtgggaaagctatgccacgacctcacagaaaaccgtggaacaacacttgcgttgtgtttcgttatgtgagtcaGGTTATCGGAAGCCCAATAACCCCCTTTCTAatcttccccaacaacccttaaattcctaaccggcaacgcacttgtaacgcctctagtgtttcgtgtttccatgggcggcagaaaaattgctttccatcaggtgatccgtctgctcgtttaccggcttattccatacattattattaacgtaaatatttttatagatgtACAGGACGTTTGCTGCTCTTTTACGCAAAATCAAAAATTACTAAACGAATTATAGGAAGTATGGACGGGGTTATAGACTAGAATAAAACATTGACTATTTTCTCCTGGTAACTGGAGCGAAGACgttggcagaagttagtattcAATAAACAAGCACTAAAGACTAACATACCAAGATACAGGTCGTTGAGAGGCAGCTGCCACGTGTTCCGTGACGCCCGGCCGACTCTAGGGAACGGGTATAAGTTCAGCACTCCATCCCGCCGGAGCTTGGCACTGCTGTCTGTGGGGTAAGCACACTTATGA from Spodoptera frugiperda isolate SF20-4 chromosome 9, AGI-APGP_CSIRO_Sfru_2.0, whole genome shotgun sequence includes the following:
- the LOC118271398 gene encoding CAPA peptides; amino-acid sequence: MQPTMRIVVSMVLLASALASAYHSSAKLRRDGVLNLYPFPRVGRASRNTWQLPLNDLYLEYEPSTMEKRQLYAFPRVGRSDLSLSRVDSHEFQPTAVRRTESPGMWFGPRLGRSFKSDDDAEFTVQNENNDHSEPEQTEPVHEERRKRQTLN